A genomic segment from Diospyros lotus cultivar Yz01 chromosome 5, ASM1463336v1, whole genome shotgun sequence encodes:
- the LOC127801064 gene encoding F-box/kelch-repeat protein SKIP4 isoform X5, producing MLLSMEELRERRITDPRLPRTYRNKVATANFVPWPIDIRFCEPNTSTNQTKSPPSLRYWFRAKGKLSDDQALHRCVVAYASDLIFLQVSLNPHRKRGLKPTSTSLDHAMWFHRPFKADEWLLFVMESPTAFNARGFCSGQMFNQKGEGFNQQHMDPMESGVEHSGHIEPAQTALICGLPDDIAIFCLARVPRKYHASLKCVSTRWRGLVCSEEWHSYRQKHNLDETWIYAFCRDKFEQLCCYVLDPQAPRRCWKQIQVPPCSLKRKGMGFEVLGKKVYLLGGCGWVEDATNEVYCYDAATNAWNKAAPLSTPRCYFASEVLGGKIYAIGGLGSNSNSNDPHSWDTYDPCINSWRSLSDPNIIPDIEDSIVLGGKIYIRSGSSAGSSHVHAVVYEPSSCTWQHADANLVSGWRGPAVVVDGVLYVLDQSSGTRLMMWQEDTKEWVAVGRLSPLLTRPPCRLVAIDKSIYVIGKGLSTVVLNVSNVGNVGGVMLSSSVTKSTSDDDVISCKCMAI from the exons ATG CTTTTGTCAATGGAAGAGTTGCGAGAGAGACGTATCACTGATCCCCGTCTTCCCAG AACATACCGGAATAAGGTTGCTACTGCAAATTTTGTGCCATGGCCCATAGATATAAGATTCTGTGAGCCTAATACTTCGACCAATCAAACTAAATCTCCTCCAAG TTTAAGGTATTGGTTTAGAGCAAAAGGGAAACTCTCAGATGACCAGGCTTTGCATAG ATGTGTAGTGGCATATGCATCAGATTTAATATTTCTTCAAGTCAGCTTGAATCCTCATCGGAAAAGGGGGTTAAAACCTACATCGACCAGTTTAGATCATGC GATGTGGTTTCACAGGCCTTTTAAAGCCGATGAGTGGCTGTTATTCGTG ATGGAGAGCCCTACTGCTTTTAATGCACGTGGCTTTTGTTCAGGTCAAATGTTTAACCAGAAAGGCGag GGGTTCAATCAGCAACATATGGACCCCATGGAAAGCGGAGTAGAGCATTCTGGTCATATAGAACCAGCTCAAACAGCTCTTATATGTGGGCTACCAGATGACATTGCTATTTTCTGTTTGGCAAGGGTTCCTCGTAAGTATCATGCGTCACTGAAATGTGTGTCAACGAGATGGAGAGGGTTGGTGTGCAGTGAAGAGTGGCATTCTTATCGCCAAAAGCACAATCTAGATGAGACTTGGATATATGCCTTCTGTAGAGACAAGTTTGAGCAGCTTTGCTGCTATGTGCTAGACCCCCAAGCGCCAAGAAGGTGCTGGAAGCAGATTCAAGTTCCACCTTGCAGCTTGAAAAGAAAAGGCATGGGCTTTGAGGTGTTGGGAAAGAAAGTTTACCTGTTGGGTGGCTGTGGTTGGGTTGAAGATGCTACTAATGAAGTCTATTGCTATGATGCTGCAACAAATGCTTGGAATAAAGCTGCTCCCTTGTCAACGCCAAG GTGCTATTTTGCTTCTGAAGTCTTGGGTGGGAAAATTTATGCAATTGGTGGCTTAGGGTCAAACTCGAACTCGAACGATCCACATTCTTGGGATACATATGATCCGTGCATAAACAGTTGGAGATCTTTGTCAGATCCCAATATTATCCCTGATATTGAAGATTCTATTGTTTTAGGGGGCAAAATCTATATCAGAAGTGGTTCTTCTGCTGGATCATCTCATGTCCATGCAGTTGTTTATGAACCATCGAGCTGCACATGGCAGCATGCAGATGCCAATTTGGTGTCTGGTTGGCGCGGTCCAGCTGTTGTAGTAGACGGGGTCCTTTATGTTTTGGATCAGAGTTCTGGAACCAGGTTGATGATGTGGCAAGAGGATACAAAGGAGTGGGTAGCTGTTGGAAGACTGTCGCCCCTACTTACAAGGCCTCCCTGCCGGCTTGTCGCCATTGACAAAAGTATATATGTCATAGGGAAGGGGCTTAGCACCGTGGTGTTGAACGTCAGCAACGTAGGGAATGTGGGAGGGGTAATGCTGAGCTCTTCTGTAACCAAATCAACTTCTGATGATGATGTAATTAGCTGTAAATGCATGGCAATCTGA
- the LOC127801064 gene encoding F-box/kelch-repeat protein SKIP4 isoform X6, with protein sequence MLLSMEELRERRITDPRLPSLRYWFRAKGKLSDDQALHRCVVAYASDLIFLQVSLNPHRKRGLKPTSTSLDHAMWFHRPFKADEWLLFVMESPTAFNARGFCSGQMFNQKGEGFNQQHMDPMESGVEHSGHIEPAQTALICGLPDDIAIFCLARVPRKYHASLKCVSTRWRGLVCSEEWHSYRQKHNLDETWIYAFCRDKFEQLCCYVLDPQAPRRCWKQIQVPPCSLKRKGMGFEVLGKKVYLLGGCGWVEDATNEVYCYDAATNAWNKAAPLSTPRCYFASEVLGGKIYAIGGLGSNSNSNDPHSWDTYDPCINSWRSLSDPNIIPDIEDSIVLGGKIYIRSGSSAGSSHVHAVVYEPSSCTWQHADANLVSGWRGPAVVVDGVLYVLDQSSGTRLMMWQEDTKEWVAVGRLSPLLTRPPCRLVAIDKSIYVIGKGLSTVVLNVSNVGNVGGVMLSSSVTKSTSDDDVISCKCMAI encoded by the exons ATG CTTTTGTCAATGGAAGAGTTGCGAGAGAGACGTATCACTGATCCCCGTCTTCCCAG TTTAAGGTATTGGTTTAGAGCAAAAGGGAAACTCTCAGATGACCAGGCTTTGCATAG ATGTGTAGTGGCATATGCATCAGATTTAATATTTCTTCAAGTCAGCTTGAATCCTCATCGGAAAAGGGGGTTAAAACCTACATCGACCAGTTTAGATCATGC GATGTGGTTTCACAGGCCTTTTAAAGCCGATGAGTGGCTGTTATTCGTG ATGGAGAGCCCTACTGCTTTTAATGCACGTGGCTTTTGTTCAGGTCAAATGTTTAACCAGAAAGGCGag GGGTTCAATCAGCAACATATGGACCCCATGGAAAGCGGAGTAGAGCATTCTGGTCATATAGAACCAGCTCAAACAGCTCTTATATGTGGGCTACCAGATGACATTGCTATTTTCTGTTTGGCAAGGGTTCCTCGTAAGTATCATGCGTCACTGAAATGTGTGTCAACGAGATGGAGAGGGTTGGTGTGCAGTGAAGAGTGGCATTCTTATCGCCAAAAGCACAATCTAGATGAGACTTGGATATATGCCTTCTGTAGAGACAAGTTTGAGCAGCTTTGCTGCTATGTGCTAGACCCCCAAGCGCCAAGAAGGTGCTGGAAGCAGATTCAAGTTCCACCTTGCAGCTTGAAAAGAAAAGGCATGGGCTTTGAGGTGTTGGGAAAGAAAGTTTACCTGTTGGGTGGCTGTGGTTGGGTTGAAGATGCTACTAATGAAGTCTATTGCTATGATGCTGCAACAAATGCTTGGAATAAAGCTGCTCCCTTGTCAACGCCAAG GTGCTATTTTGCTTCTGAAGTCTTGGGTGGGAAAATTTATGCAATTGGTGGCTTAGGGTCAAACTCGAACTCGAACGATCCACATTCTTGGGATACATATGATCCGTGCATAAACAGTTGGAGATCTTTGTCAGATCCCAATATTATCCCTGATATTGAAGATTCTATTGTTTTAGGGGGCAAAATCTATATCAGAAGTGGTTCTTCTGCTGGATCATCTCATGTCCATGCAGTTGTTTATGAACCATCGAGCTGCACATGGCAGCATGCAGATGCCAATTTGGTGTCTGGTTGGCGCGGTCCAGCTGTTGTAGTAGACGGGGTCCTTTATGTTTTGGATCAGAGTTCTGGAACCAGGTTGATGATGTGGCAAGAGGATACAAAGGAGTGGGTAGCTGTTGGAAGACTGTCGCCCCTACTTACAAGGCCTCCCTGCCGGCTTGTCGCCATTGACAAAAGTATATATGTCATAGGGAAGGGGCTTAGCACCGTGGTGTTGAACGTCAGCAACGTAGGGAATGTGGGAGGGGTAATGCTGAGCTCTTCTGTAACCAAATCAACTTCTGATGATGATGTAATTAGCTGTAAATGCATGGCAATCTGA
- the LOC127801064 gene encoding F-box/kelch-repeat protein SKIP4 isoform X8, with amino-acid sequence MDPMESGVEHSGHIEPAQTALICGLPDDIAIFCLARVPRKYHASLKCVSTRWRGLVCSEEWHSYRQKHNLDETWIYAFCRDKFEQLCCYVLDPQAPRRCWKQIQVPPCSLKRKGMGFEVLGKKVYLLGGCGWVEDATNEVYCYDAATNAWNKAAPLSTPRCYFASEVLGGKIYAIGGLGSNSNSNDPHSWDTYDPCINSWRSLSDPNIIPDIEDSIVLGGKIYIRSGSSAGSSHVHAVVYEPSSCTWQHADANLVSGWRGPAVVVDGVLYVLDQSSGTRLMMWQEDTKEWVAVGRLSPLLTRPPCRLVAIDKSIYVIGKGLSTVVLNVSNVGNVGGVMLSSSVTKSTSDDDVISCKCMAI; translated from the exons ATGGACCCCATGGAAAGCGGAGTAGAGCATTCTGGTCATATAGAACCAGCTCAAACAGCTCTTATATGTGGGCTACCAGATGACATTGCTATTTTCTGTTTGGCAAGGGTTCCTCGTAAGTATCATGCGTCACTGAAATGTGTGTCAACGAGATGGAGAGGGTTGGTGTGCAGTGAAGAGTGGCATTCTTATCGCCAAAAGCACAATCTAGATGAGACTTGGATATATGCCTTCTGTAGAGACAAGTTTGAGCAGCTTTGCTGCTATGTGCTAGACCCCCAAGCGCCAAGAAGGTGCTGGAAGCAGATTCAAGTTCCACCTTGCAGCTTGAAAAGAAAAGGCATGGGCTTTGAGGTGTTGGGAAAGAAAGTTTACCTGTTGGGTGGCTGTGGTTGGGTTGAAGATGCTACTAATGAAGTCTATTGCTATGATGCTGCAACAAATGCTTGGAATAAAGCTGCTCCCTTGTCAACGCCAAG GTGCTATTTTGCTTCTGAAGTCTTGGGTGGGAAAATTTATGCAATTGGTGGCTTAGGGTCAAACTCGAACTCGAACGATCCACATTCTTGGGATACATATGATCCGTGCATAAACAGTTGGAGATCTTTGTCAGATCCCAATATTATCCCTGATATTGAAGATTCTATTGTTTTAGGGGGCAAAATCTATATCAGAAGTGGTTCTTCTGCTGGATCATCTCATGTCCATGCAGTTGTTTATGAACCATCGAGCTGCACATGGCAGCATGCAGATGCCAATTTGGTGTCTGGTTGGCGCGGTCCAGCTGTTGTAGTAGACGGGGTCCTTTATGTTTTGGATCAGAGTTCTGGAACCAGGTTGATGATGTGGCAAGAGGATACAAAGGAGTGGGTAGCTGTTGGAAGACTGTCGCCCCTACTTACAAGGCCTCCCTGCCGGCTTGTCGCCATTGACAAAAGTATATATGTCATAGGGAAGGGGCTTAGCACCGTGGTGTTGAACGTCAGCAACGTAGGGAATGTGGGAGGGGTAATGCTGAGCTCTTCTGTAACCAAATCAACTTCTGATGATGATGTAATTAGCTGTAAATGCATGGCAATCTGA